Proteins encoded by one window of Halosolutus amylolyticus:
- a CDS encoding DUF7504 family protein: MFSAKDREEEPTDDSFTEELSQLKRRGASVLVVGSVRPEHQRSASRRLLGHASERDRRRVLVSTSSGDHHSLVSEPSISDGLRFVTYGSQTRSAVASEPIDDHTPPAIDDDGTTADTLGDLGIAISSAIEDFETDADGFEPSELRVGVDSLLPLLEDYSTEQVFKFVHLINGRVTDVDGMVHYLLPVEPDADVVPVLKPLFDVLVELQDRNNCLQERWSLPDSGHCSGWLTAPET, encoded by the coding sequence ATGTTCTCGGCCAAGGATCGCGAGGAAGAGCCGACCGACGATTCGTTCACCGAAGAGTTGTCACAGTTGAAACGACGGGGTGCGAGCGTCCTGGTCGTCGGCTCCGTCCGCCCCGAGCATCAGCGGAGCGCCTCCCGACGCCTGCTGGGACACGCGTCCGAACGTGACCGCCGCCGCGTGCTCGTCTCGACGAGCAGCGGTGATCATCACTCGCTCGTGAGTGAGCCCTCGATTTCGGACGGACTCCGGTTCGTCACCTACGGGAGCCAGACGCGTAGCGCCGTCGCCTCCGAACCGATCGACGACCACACCCCGCCGGCGATCGACGACGACGGAACCACCGCGGACACCCTTGGCGACCTCGGCATCGCCATCTCGAGCGCGATCGAGGACTTCGAAACCGACGCCGACGGCTTCGAACCGAGCGAACTCCGGGTCGGCGTCGACTCCCTGCTCCCGCTGCTCGAGGACTACAGCACCGAACAGGTGTTCAAGTTCGTTCACCTGATCAACGGCCGCGTGACAGACGTCGATGGAATGGTCCACTACCTGCTCCCCGTCGAGCCGGACGCCGACGTCGTCCCGGTCCTGAAACCGCTGTTCGACGTCCTCGTCGAACTCCAGGATCGGAACAACTGCCTCCAGGAGCGATGGTCCCTCCCGGACAGTGGCCACTGTTCCGGGTGGCTCACCGCACCCGAGACGTAA
- a CDS encoding DUF5781 family protein encodes MDVHVQGPGPTAPFLSARDRFETEHDLTLPVEIQLRDDPDERTWAGHYDDHHVLNISRQAASSAMAPELVLHEFAHMARYEQEHPSHTQSTEEVLYLALAGKSVERRKLTHCYQIANHMKDIYADDITLSVGPGKKLLSFLESSLAAAVADRPGTPPRPGLERISPGADPEITAVNAAFALALAERHDLVDDGHRLYDIAHAAAMDAPEVPFGEFNRRFRELARDPDTSSYRQVLVEATRSYVGGVESAAD; translated from the coding sequence ATGGATGTCCACGTCCAGGGACCGGGCCCGACCGCGCCGTTTCTCAGCGCCCGGGACCGATTCGAAACCGAACACGATCTGACGCTCCCGGTCGAGATCCAGTTGCGGGACGACCCCGACGAACGCACCTGGGCCGGCCACTACGACGACCACCACGTCCTGAACATCTCGCGGCAGGCCGCCTCCTCCGCGATGGCCCCGGAACTCGTCCTCCACGAGTTCGCCCACATGGCCAGGTACGAACAGGAACATCCCTCCCACACCCAGTCGACCGAAGAGGTCCTCTATCTCGCGCTCGCCGGCAAATCCGTCGAACGGCGAAAGCTCACCCACTGCTACCAGATCGCCAACCACATGAAAGACATCTACGCCGACGACATCACCCTCTCGGTGGGCCCCGGAAAGAAGCTCCTCTCCTTTCTCGAATCGAGTCTCGCGGCGGCCGTCGCCGATCGGCCCGGAACGCCGCCGCGGCCGGGCCTCGAACGGATCTCCCCGGGTGCCGATCCCGAGATTACGGCCGTCAACGCGGCGTTCGCGCTGGCACTCGCGGAACGTCACGACCTCGTCGACGACGGCCACCGACTGTACGACATCGCACACGCGGCCGCGATGGACGCTCCGGAGGTCCCGTTCGGGGAGTTCAACCGCCGCTTCCGGGAACTCGCGCGCGACCCCGACACGAGCAGCTACCGGCAGGTGCTCGTCGAGGCGACCCGATCCTACGTCGGCGGTGTGGAGTCCGCGGCCGATTAG